The genome window GGAAAATGCCTTGAGTGAAGAGAATGCTCCCCGTATCAAAGCAGTTATAGAAGTTTGCGGTAGTAACGGAACCAATAGCTCCAAGGCCGAAAAGATTCTGTTTGAAAAGGGAGTCCTTGTGGTTTATGACTTTTTGGCTAACAGCGCGGGTGTGACCGCTTCCTACTTTGAATGGCTGCGGAATCTGTATCAAAGAAGCCGGTTTGAGGCCGAAAATATCTATGAAAGAGAGTTTGATGATTCTGTTATGGATTCCTATATTATGCCGGAGTTTCGAGAGCGTATTAAACTTGTTCTGGCCCAGGAGGAATCTAATGTGGTGACCTCCCAATGGAATACAATCCTCCGGGATATTATGATCTCCGCTGTCAATGAGGACTATCATTTTGCCCGGGAACAGAAGGTTTCTCTTAAGGAAGCGGGCTTTATTAATACCCAGTTTCGAGTTCTGGCGGCTGCAGTGAGCTCTATGGATGCAGATCGGGCATTGGAATTTCGCAACAGTCTGTCTGAGAAATCTCAACAGATGCTGAAAGAATTTCTGATGCATCCGGAAGTGAATATTTTTAGGACTGTTTCTCACTGAAGGTCTATCCAGAAATTTTAAGGCTTTCTGAAAAAAGAATCTCTTTACGGGAGTCGGCTATGGCTATAAGATGGTTTCATGTCCAAATATACCCTACTTCTGGCAGATGATGAGCAGATTATCCGTGACGGGATTAGCCGTAAAATAAAATGGGAAGAAGAGGGTTTCATCTTTCTGCCTCCCTGTGAGGATGGAGAATCTGCGATACAGTCCGTCAGAGAGCATCAGCCTGATGTGGTTATTACTGATATTTGCATGCCTGGAAGAGACGGTTTGGAAGTTGCCAAGTATATCGCCGAGAATTCTCCCGATACGCTGGTCATCATTCTCAGCGGGTATGAGGACTTTGATTATGCGCGGCAGGCTCTACTGGCCAATGTTCATGAGTATATCCTCAAGCCTCTGAGTTCCAGAAAAATCCATGAGCTGCTACAGCGTATCCGAGAAGAACTGACTAGGCGGAAGGCTTTCCAACTGGATATGTCCCGGCTTTTGCAGTTGCAGGAGGAGCATAAACAGTCTTTAAGAGAGCGCTTTCTCTGCCGGGTTCTGACAAGACCGATCAAATCTGAGGAAATTCAGGAATACCATGAAATTTTGCAGGGGCAGAATCCAGAGATGGATTATTACTGCGCTCTAGTGATGGATCTGGATTCTCCTGGGAAGGTTTCTCCAACTGTTTTGACCCAGGATCTTTACCTCCTGGCCGTTAGAGAGGAAGCAGAAAAATTGAAGGAAAAAGTTCCGCGAATCATGATTTGTCAGCCTCCGGAGCCGGCCATCTATATTATCCTCAGGGATGAAAATGAAAATTCTCTGAATCATACGGCCCGCTATACAGCCGAACAATTGGCAAAAACAATTTCTGTTTTACCTGACTTCAGCATGTCCATAGGTCTTGGGCGCTCTGTTCGTGGAATGGATATGCTGTATCAATCTTCACGCCAGGCCCGCAGAGCCCTGGAAAACCGCTTGATCATGGGGGATCGGTCTGTCTTCTTTTACCAGGATTCGGTAGATAGAATCGGTGATAGGAATAACCGTTTTCTTCAGAATGCCGATAGGCTTATGAATGCCTTGAAACAGCAGTCTGCTGAATCTGTCTCCGATCTTGTCCGCGATTTTATATTCATATTAAGGGAGAGCGGTCTCTCTCCTTTACGCATCCGCCTTGAGATTAGTAAATTTACATTCCGGGTCATAGACTTTCTGGGAAGCCTGGAAGACAGTTTGTCCTATGATGATATATTCCTTTTGAGCGAATCCCTTGCCTCCATTGCCGGCCTGGATAATCTCGTCAGTGTAGAAGAGGCTTTAGATTCCTGTCTGATGGAGGTTTCCGGCTTATTGAAGGAAAACCGTAAGAAATTCCCGGAGAAAAAAATCGGAGAGATTCAGGTCTTTCTGGAAAAGGAATATGCCTCCCCGAATATTACGGTAGAGACTATCACGTCTCAATTCTTCATCAGCCCAAGTTATCTGAGTAAACTCTTTAGACAGTTTATGGACAAAACTTTTGTAGAGTATCTGACGGGGCTCCGCGTTTCAAAAGCCTGTGAACTCTTAAAAACAAGCGATAAAAAGCTCTTTGAAATTGCCGAAATGGTGGGTTATTCTGATTCAAGATATTTTTCAAGCATATTCAAGAAGTACATGGGTATGACTCCCTCCCAGTTCCGGAATAAGTTGTGAAGTACTACTCAAGGAAGAGCAGCAACAGTATCCGGAGTCAGCTTATCTGGAGTTTTTCTGCCATGCTGGTCCTAGAAATTCTTGTCTTTGGCATTGCTGCCAGTATCCTCTATGAGCGGACTTTGAAAGAAAATAATAACAGCTATGTTTTTCAGATGATTCATCAGATGAATGGAATCATTGATAATTATATCGCCTACATGGAAGACATCTCATCCGTGGTTTTGCAGCATGAAGATGTCAGGTTGTATGCACTTTCCTCGGAGGACCCGGAAACAAGAGCCTCCTTGAAACCCGGAATCCAGGGATTCCTTTACTCAATAAAGGAGGTCAGGACAGACCTGGTTAACCTTATCCTTTTAATGGAAGACGGAGATTTTATCAGCCCTAATCCTGAGGATACTCTCAATGAATCCATTGATTTCAGACAGGAGGACTGGTACAAGAAAGCAGGACCCCAGTATTACAAACCCTATATTACATCTTCCCATGTTCAGAATATCATTAAAGGACGGTATCCCTGGGTTATTTCAATGACCCGTAGGTTTCAGGTGGAGGAGGATAAAAAGGGTATTCTTCTGGTGGATTTAAATTATAATATCATACGGGAGCTCAGCAGTAATATCGAGATAGGAGAGAAGGGCTATATTTTTATAATCAATTCTTTGGGTGAGATTGTGTATCATCCGCGGCAGGATCTGATTTATAACGATTTGAAACATGAAAAGATCGATCAGATTTTGGGAATGAAGACGGGGTCCCTCCTTTCTACAGTAGATGGTGAGAAGATTCTTTATACCTTCGGAACCTCTGCAGATACGGGGTGGACAATTGTGGGCGTCTCAAATGTGAAGGAACTTCTGTCCAGTCGCAGGGAGCTTCAAAGTTACCTCTGGCTTTTAATTCTTTTTACTTTTTCTATTGTCATCATGATTTCAACTCTCCTTTCCGGGTGGATTGTCAAACCCATAGAAAGTCTTCGTAAGTCCATGCAGGAAGTGGAGAAAGGAAATTTCAACATTGACATCAATGTTCAGTGCGATCATGAAGTCTTTGATTTGGCAGAAGACTGTAATATAGCCATCGAGAAGATTAAGGAACTGATGATTCAGAATGAAAAGGAACAGGAGTTAAAGAGAAAAAATGAGTTCAAGGCCCTTCAGGCTCAGATCAACCCTCATTTTCTCTACAATACTCTGGATTCTATCATCTGGTTGATTGAGGGAGAAGAAAACGAGGATGCTGTCAGAATGATTGAAGAATTGGCAGATTTCTTCAGGTTAAGTCTCAATAAAGGACGGGAAATTATTCCCATCCGGCAGGTGATTGATCACATTTCGTCTTATCTGATCATTCAACAGATGAGATACAAGAATAAAATGGATTACAGAATCCTTGTGGACCCCGAACTCTATTCTTATTATTCTCTAAAATTACTACTTCAGCCCCTGGTGGAAAATGCAATATATCATGGCATCAAAAATCAGGACGGGGAGGGGATCATCACAATTCAAGCTGCCAGGAAGGATAATCTTATCCTTTTTTCAGTTGAGGATAGCGGCGTTGGCATTGATGCAAAAACAATGGAGCAGTTAAAAGCAGGTGAGATTCCGGCATCCTCCAGGAGTGGTATGGGACTCCGGAATGTGCAGGAACGGCTGCATCTCTTTTTCGGAAAAGAATATGATCTTTTCTTTGAGAGTGAACCCGGGAAAGGAAGTCGGATCGGTTTTACAATCCCATTGATTAAGGAGCCACAGACATGAAATCAGGCCGGATCGTACTTATCAATATCTCCTTTCTGTTTCTGATTCTTCTTATCTATTATTTTTCGGCAAACATGAACCTATTTTCCCGTTTCAACAAGAAGTATGAAGTTGTCCTTGTGATGAAAACAACGGAACGAATTAGTGAATTCTGGGTGATCCTGGAAAAAGGGGCCATTCAGGCTGCAGAAGATTTAGGAATCCATATAGAGATTACCGGTGCCGATCTGGAAGATAATATTCAGCAGCAGATTGATATTATGGATCAGGTGATTGACAGTGCTCCGGATGCGATTATTCTGGCAGCCACAGATTATCAGCTTTTGGGGCCTTCTGCTGCTAGGGCGCGAGAACAAAGTATTGCCCTGTTAACTGTGGACTCCTTTATCGCCAGTGACCATTCTCAGTGTGAAATCGGAACTGCCAATGTTGGGGCCGGGGAAAAGCTGGGACGGCATATGTCCAGTTTACTTCAGGAAGGGGATACCTTGGCCATTATCAGTTTTGTCCGCGACAGCTCTCCTGCCATTGAACGGGAGAAGGGATTCCGGTCAGCCTTGGGGGATGATTTCAATATCTTGGATACTATCTATACCAACAACAATATTGAACTGGGCTATACAGAAACAAAACGTCTCATAAAAGAATACCCACATCTCAAGGCTGTTGTCGCCTTGAATGAGAATTCAGCCCTGGGGACATTCCGGGCTATAAAGGAATCTGACCGTGCTGGAGACCTGATTTTCATGACCTTTGACAGTGACTTGGAGTTGATCCAGGGATTGGAAGACGGCCTCATAGATGCTACCCTGGTTCAAAAGCCATACAACATGGGATATCTTGCCGTCCAAAACGCCTACGACCTGATTCGTGGTAAATCCGTGCCACCTTCTATCGACACCGGTTCAGAGCTGATCACCAGAGAAAATATGTACGACATAAAGAATCAGAAGCTGCTCTTTCCTTCCGAATAAGTTTCAAATTCCTCTTCCAAAAGAGTTTAAAATCCTCTTTTCCCCCAAAAATAGTGCTGAATATTGAACATTTTGTATTGAATTTTCGCTTCCTGGATACAAAAAGCAGGGTTAACCTGATTCAAGTTCAGGTGATCACCTGAAGTATTTTCTATTTTTCAAAGGAGTAAATTTATGAAAAAACTAGTAATCCTAGTTCTGTGTGTTGCTGTTTCTGCAACTACACTTTTCGCAGCTGGACAGCAGGACGCTGCCGCAGGTTCCGAAGAGATTGTCATCGGTGCCCTGATTAGAAATACAGACGAACAGTTTGTTGCCGACTATGCTGAAGTCCTTAAAGGCCTTGCAAAGGATGCCGGTGTTACCCTGAAACTTCAGGATTCCCGTGGTGATATGGCTGCTCAGCTTGACCAGATGAACACTCTTCTAGTTCAGGGTGTAAAACATTTTGTTGTTGTTGCTAACGTAACCGAAGCTACAGAAGACATGGCCAAAGCCATCAATGCCAAAGGCGGATCTGCAGCTTTCTCAAATATTCAGCCTTCAGTTGAAGCTCTAAAAGTCAGCCCTAACTTCTTCCTGGCTTCTTCTCCTGAATCTGTTGCCGGTTCCTTCCAGGCACAGATCCTCGATGACTACTTCAAAGCTCATCCCGAAAAAATGGCCAATGGTGACCCCAATGCCATCGATGCCGTATTCATTTACGGTCAGCTTGGACACCCTGCTCAGGTTTATAGAACCAATGCAGTTAAACAGGGTCTAATTGATGCTGGATACAAACTGAATGTCGTTGCAGAAGATACAGCAAACTGGAAACCTTCTGAAGCACAGGCAAAAATGGATGCATGGATTTCTGCTTACGGTGGAGAGTTTGATGTTGTAATTGCCAACAATGACGGAATGGCTCTGGGTGCCGTTGAATCTTTGATCACAAACGGTTATATGGATGATCCAAATGATCCTACAAAGGATATTGACGGAGATGGTCTTGTTCTAAGTATTCCAGTTGTCGGTGTTGATGCAACTCAGGTTGCAGTAAAAGCCATGGATGAAAAGAAACTCCTTGGTACAGTTCTTCAGGATGCAGTCGGTCAGGCTACTACAGCTTTTGAGCTGGCAGTTATGATGGCTAAGACAGGAACAGCCGCAGGTAAGTCTGCTAATGGAATTGCTCCTCTTTCTGCTCCTATTGATGAAGCTCCTGCCAACGATGCCGCTATTGTCGGACAGTGCTACCTGGTACCCTTCAAGGCTGTAACCATGGATAATTACAAAGAGTTTATGCAGTAAAAAGGGCTTTTGCCATGAATCATTGAGTATCCGGTATTTACCGGATACTGTTTTGTCCATAATCCGGAGACAATCTGTTTCCGGGTTTCTATAAAAAAATGTTTAGGAAAAAGCGATGTCAGAGCAGCAGGAATACATCCTGGAAATGCACAACATAACAAAATCATTTCCCGGAGTGAAGGCTTTAGATAATGTCAGCCTTAAGGTTCGACCCGGTACGGTTCATGCTCTTATGGGCGAGAACGGAGCCGGAAAATCCACTCTTATGAAATGCCTCTTCGGCATTTACAAGAAAGATGATGGTGAAGTCTTTCTCAATGGTGAAAAAGTTGAATTTCACAGTGCCAAAAATGCACTGGAATCGGGTGTTTCCATGATTCATCAGGAACTCTCCAATGTCCCTGAACGATATGTCATGGAAAATCTCTGGTTGGGAAGGGAGCCCCTGCATCGCATTGGGCCTCTCGCTCTGGTTGACCATAAAAAAATGTACAATGATACATTGGAGCTCATGAAAAAGCTCGAAATGGTCGTCGATCCCAGAAATAAAATGAGTGAACTTTCAATATCCAAGCAGCAGGGATGTGAAATAGCTAAGGCTGTTTCTTATAAAGCTTCCGTTGTGGTCATGGATGAACCCTCTTCTTCTTTGTCAGAAACAGAAGTAGAGCTTCTTTTTAAAATTATCAACAACCTGAAAAAACAAGGTGTTGCCATAATATACATCTCTCACAAAATGAGTGAAATCTTTCAAATTTCAGACGAAATCTCCGTCATGAGAGATGGCCGTCTTGTGGCCAGTCAACCCGCTTCAGAATTGGATGATGACAAATTAATCAAGTTGATGGTTGGACGAGATATGACTCATCGTTTTCCTCCCATCGATTTCAGTTCCGGCGATGATACCATTTTAAAGGTTGAGAATCTCACCGCATCAAATCCGCGTTCCTTCAAGAATATTTCTTTTGAACTGAAAAAAGGAGAGATTCTGGGGATAGGTGGTCTGGTCGGTGCCCAAAGAACCGAATTAGTAGAAGCCATTTTCGGTTTGCGCGGCATTGAGTCGGGAACCATTGAGGTTCATGGAAAAGAAGTTGTCATAAATAGTCCGAGAGAGGCCATAGCCAATGGGATTGGTCTTATCACTGAAGATCGGAGAGGATCTGGAATCTTCCCCTTACTTTCTATTTTGGATAATACATCCATACCTTCTTTGGATACATATATACAAAAGAATCATCTTTTAAATCATAAACTGATAGAATCTGATTCGATTCAGGTGAATAAGCAGCTGAGAACAAAGACTCCCACTTATAAAACTCCCATACAGAATCTTTCTGGTGGTAATCAGCAGAAGGTTATTGTTGCCCGTTGGCTCATGACCTCTCCTGATATCCTGATTATGGATGAGCCAACGAGGGGAATCGATGTTGGTGCAAAGTATGAAATCTATCTGATTATGACTGAACTGATCAAACAGGGGAAATCAATCATCATGGTTTCTTCAGAAATGCCCGAACTGTTGGGTATGTCCAGTAGGGTTATGGTCCTTTGTAACGGAAAACATACTGGAACTCTGAACAGAGATGAAGCAAATCAGGAATCAATCATGCGGCTGGCTGCCCAGTTCCGTTGAATCAGGCCTTTTGGCCCTTTAGGAGATAATTATGGAAAAGACAGAAACAAAAATTGCCGGCATCAAGATTCCGGATAGACTTAAGCAGATATTAAGTTCACATACCAGTTTTATTACATTTTTCTTGATGCTGATGGCATTGGGGATTATGACAAATGGAGGGGCTTTAAGAATCGGTTCTCTGCAGAATCTTGTCGTTGCCGAGGCCGTAAGAGGCTTTGCTGCTCTGGGTGTAGGTATGATCATCATTACCAAAGGAATCGACTTGTCACTCGGTCAGGTTATAGGCCTTTCCGCCTGTGTGGCATCGTCTTTTGCACAGTCGCCGGATTATGCCAGTGCTCTGTATGCCGGGCAGGAATTCGCCATCTGGTTACCCATTGTTGCAGGGATATCAGTGGGTGCTCTGTTTGGACTTTTTAATGGTATATTAGTAGCTTATGGAAATATTCCTCCCTTTATAGCTACTCTGGGATCAATGTCCATAGCCAGAGGATTCAAGCTTATTTATACACAGGCTTCTACACTTGGTTCTTTGAAGAATGAGTATAAAGTTATTTCTCAGGGCTTCCTTGGACCTATTCCCTATCTTTTAATGTATGTCATTGTTGCCGCTTTTATTATTTGGCTGTTGATGAATCATACGAAACAAGGGAAAAGTATTTATGCCATCGGAGGAAATGCTCAGGCTGCCAAGGTTTCAGGAATCAATGTGAAGCTTCAGTTGGTCAAAGTCTATCTCTATGCAGGTATCCTTTACGGTATTGCTGGTATACTACTTTCCGCTCGTCTTGGTCTTGCCAATCCTTTAACAGGGAATGATATGGAACTTGATGCCATTGCTGCGGTAACTGTGGGTGGTATCTCCCATGCTGGAGGTGTCGGTACCGTTGGTGGAATGATGATCGGTCTTATGACTCTGGGTCTTATCAACTTTGGTATGACTTATTTGGGTGTTAACTCCTACTTCCAGCTTTTGGTAAAAGGTGGAATCATCATCCTGGCCGTTTATTTTGATATGAGAAAACACGCCAGAAAAGACTAATACTGAGACTACTTCTTTAACCCGCAGGTTTTACTCTTTCCTGCGGGTTTTTTTTGCGCGCGGCATTTGCTGCTGTCAGGAATGATTTCAATCCTTTTCTAATGGATATTTCAATTCAGAATAAGGTTAATCAGAGGGTAGGTGGCTACGGTTATCAGACCCGCCAATACAATGGCCAGACCACTCATAGCACCGATTACCTCCCCCATTTCCATTGCCTTGGCTGTTCCTATGGCATGGGAGACTGTTCCCATAGCAATCCCTCTGGCTACAGGATCGTGAATTCTGAATAGGGTATAAATGGGAGCATAGATTAAAACTCCAGAAACTCCATTAAACACAATTGCTATCATGGTTATCCCGCTGATTCCATTAATACCCTCAACCATTAAAAGACCAAGTGGAGTTGTAATTGAGCGGGGGAGGAGAGATCTTAAAAGAGATTCATCAATATTAAAGAGCCTACAGAGGATAATTGTACTTATAATGCTGGTAAATACACCTGCCGTAATTCCTGCAAGGATGGCTAATTTATGAGATTGTAGTTTGGTGCGTTGTCTATAAAGAGGAAGAGCCAGTAGAAGGATGGATACGGGTAGCATATATTCCAGATATTTTGCGCCCTTCATATAATTTACAAGTGGAATCTCCAAAAGAATAATCAAAGTCATAAGAGCCAGCATAGCAATCAGAAAGGGATTTAGGATGGTGATCCCCGTCTTTTTATTAATTAATTTTCCTAGGGAATAGGTTAGCAGAGTTATTATAATTCCAAAGAAAATATTATTAGTCAGTATATTCAGAATCTCATTCATGGTCTTTCTCCGTTTTCAGCAGCAGCTGAACAACAGCCCCTGTTACTCCCATTACTAAAACGTTACTGATGAACATAATGAGCACCAGTTTAATCCAGATTCCCTCTAACACTCCAAGAGATTCAATGACCTTGACGGCTGGAGGGAGGAAGAAAAAGGCAAGGTTTTTCAAGATGATGTCGGAGATTCCTCCTGTGAAATATTCTTCCTTCAGCACCCCTGTTATGAGAAGAATAAGGAGTAGTATCATACTAATCAGGCTAGAGGGGAATGGGACCATCTTCCCAAGAAGTATACCGACAAATAAGAGTAGTAAGATAATTAATAGTTCTTTGATGATTTTCATAATGTATGGAGAATTATAGAGGTCTTGGTACTTACATACAATTATCAGCCAGGTCTTTCTTATTCAATAACCTCTAAAACATTCTGAGGATACTGAGGTGCAAAAGAAGGCTGATGGGACTGATCTACTGGTTTTGCTCTTAAAAAACTCCAGGATGAAGGAAGCTTTTCTGTCTCAAAAATTTGTGAGCAAAGGAAACTGAACAGACCATTCTGAATGACCATATGTCTTTTGTAAGTGGCAAACTGTCGTGCTACTCCTTCCAACGCAAAGGTTTTACTCCCCGGGACGACCGCTATTTCATTGGCTTTATAGACATGTTTCAGGATTGTGTGGATGTCCCTCATAACTTCTTGAAAAATTTAGACATATGGTTGAGAACTCTATCTCTCTTCATCGATGGAGGATCTTTCAGTCGATTCATTATTGAAAATTTAAATTGATAGATACCGAAAGCCGAGTGAAAATGATTCATTGTAACTTATAAATTATAAATTATAAATTAATCTTTTACCTTCTAAAGGAGTTGGAATATGAAGAAACGCGCTCTATTACTCGTGCTGGCAGCGGCCAGTCTTTTCTCTTTATTGGTCTCATGTGGTGGAAAATCAGACGCTACAGATGAGGTTAAAGAAGCCCCTAAAAAAGTAATCAAATGGAAAATGCAATCTTGGGCCTCTGCCGGTGACTCTACTTATGATGCCGCTGTTAAGCTTGGAAAACTTGTTGAAGAAGCCTCTGATGGTCGTTTGATTATTACTCCCTATAATGCGGGTGCTATTATCCCAGCAGGAAAGGAGTTCGATTCTGTACTTTCAGGGACTGTAGAGGCTGTTCATGGTGCTCCCGCATGGACTCTTGGTTATTTCCCCGGAGCCATTTTTTACAACAATACAGTAGGTGGTCTTACCTATAATCAGCAGAGAATGTGGTTGAACAAGGAAGGGTTGGAACTGGCTCGTAAAAATTATAAACCTCTTGGTGCCCATTATGTAGGCCCTCTGACTCCTCATAATGCCGAAGTTTTTATGCATAGTACAAAACCATTGGACTCCGTTGAAGATCTGAAAGGATTCAAAGCCAGAATGGGTTCTGCTGCTTTGAATGAAATCTTTGCCAGAATGGGTGCTGCTCCTGTATTCCTCCCCGGAGGAGAAGTCTATGAAGCCACACAGCGTGGAATTATTGATGGATTTGAGTATGTGACACCCTCTGTAAACTGGGGTATGGGATTCCAGGAAGTGGCAGATTATGTGTACCTGTCTCCTTCCAGAGCACCTACTGATGCACAGGCCCTGTTTGTCAACCAGAAAGTATGGGATGCTCTTCCTAAAGATCTTCAGGTAATTGTAACCAATGCGACATTTCAGATTGCTGACGAATACTATACAGAAGAAATAGTCAACGATGCTGCAGCTCTTATTGAGTTTGAAAATTATGGATCAAAAGTACGAAAAGTTCCTGCCGATATAGAAGCATTGCTCTTTAAAACAGCAGATGCATACTATGCCGAACAAGCTGCTTCTGACCCTGCTTATAAAGAGATCTACGACTCTGTAATGGCTTGGAAGAAGGTTTGTAGCCAATTCAATATACAGTAATTTTTGTGTGTACCCCTCCTTGTTCTGGAGGGGTAATTTATTTCAGGAGAACTTTAAATGATAACAAACATTATCAAAAAAATTGTTGCAGGAATTGATAAGATGAGTGACCTGATGGGTCACATCGTCAAATATCTTATTCTTGTTTTAATATTTGTACTCTGCTATGAAGTCATTTCACGTTATGTTTTTGACAAGCCGACTATCTGGGCTATGGAAACATCTAAAATGGTTTTCGGAGCCATCGGATCGTTGTGTTGGGGATACACTCTTAAGATCGGGGGACATGTCCGTGTTGACTTGTTTTATACCCTGTTTTCAAAAAAATGGAAGGCCATCGTTGATGTGGCGTTGACAATTCTATTGCTAATTCCAATAGAAATCATACTGATATACACTGGTTTCAAGTGGGCCTTCTTTGCC of Oceanispirochaeta crateris contains these proteins:
- a CDS encoding TRAP transporter substrate-binding protein, with protein sequence MKKRALLLVLAAASLFSLLVSCGGKSDATDEVKEAPKKVIKWKMQSWASAGDSTYDAAVKLGKLVEEASDGRLIITPYNAGAIIPAGKEFDSVLSGTVEAVHGAPAWTLGYFPGAIFYNNTVGGLTYNQQRMWLNKEGLELARKNYKPLGAHYVGPLTPHNAEVFMHSTKPLDSVEDLKGFKARMGSAALNEIFARMGAAPVFLPGGEVYEATQRGIIDGFEYVTPSVNWGMGFQEVADYVYLSPSRAPTDAQALFVNQKVWDALPKDLQVIVTNATFQIADEYYTEEIVNDAAALIEFENYGSKVRKVPADIEALLFKTADAYYAEQAASDPAYKEIYDSVMAWKKVCSQFNIQ
- a CDS encoding TRAP transporter small permease subunit, whose protein sequence is MITNIIKKIVAGIDKMSDLMGHIVKYLILVLIFVLCYEVISRYVFDKPTIWAMETSKMVFGAIGSLCWGYTLKIGGHVRVDLFYTLFSKKWKAIVDVALTILLLIPIEIILIYTGFKWAFFALRVNERMVDSSWLPPSAPFRFVLAIGFTLFFIQTIAEIIKDLYFLITKESLIEVDETNTKEVLI